The Shewanella sp. NFH-SH190041 genome has a window encoding:
- a CDS encoding 1,4-dihydroxy-2-naphthoyl-CoA synthase has translation MTEQHSQPQQSQVADIFDATLWDSVPGFDFEDITYHRAKDQGTVRIAINRPDCLNAFRPKTVDELYIALDHARQWSDVGCVLLTGNGPSAKGQWSFSSGGDQRIRGKDGYKYEGAETGTADVARMGRLHILEVQRLIRFMPKVVIAVVPGWAVGGGHSLHVVCDLTLASKEHAVFKQTDPDVASFDSGYGSAYLAKMIGQKRAREIFFCGFNYSADEAFDMGMVNKSVPHAELETEALRWAKEINSKSPTAMRMLKYGFNLPDDGLVGQQLFAGEATRLAYGTDEAQEGRDAFLEKRDQDFSRFPWHY, from the coding sequence ATGACCGAGCAACACTCTCAGCCACAGCAATCCCAAGTTGCTGATATTTTTGATGCTACTTTATGGGATAGCGTCCCTGGATTTGATTTTGAAGATATTACTTATCACAGAGCCAAAGATCAGGGTACCGTTCGTATCGCTATTAACCGCCCAGACTGTCTCAATGCTTTCCGCCCTAAAACTGTGGATGAACTGTACATCGCTCTGGATCACGCCAGACAATGGTCAGATGTTGGCTGCGTTTTACTGACAGGTAATGGCCCTTCAGCCAAAGGCCAGTGGTCTTTCTCATCCGGTGGCGATCAGCGTATCCGCGGTAAAGATGGCTATAAATATGAAGGAGCCGAAACTGGTACTGCCGATGTGGCCCGTATGGGACGACTGCATATTCTAGAAGTACAGCGTTTAATCCGCTTTATGCCTAAAGTGGTTATCGCCGTTGTCCCAGGTTGGGCGGTCGGGGGCGGACACAGTCTACATGTAGTATGCGACCTGACCTTGGCTTCCAAAGAACATGCAGTATTCAAACAGACAGATCCAGATGTCGCTAGCTTTGACTCAGGTTACGGCAGTGCTTACCTAGCCAAGATGATTGGCCAAAAACGGGCTCGGGAAATTTTCTTCTGTGGTTTTAATTACAGTGCTGATGAAGCCTTTGATATGGGTATGGTTAATAAATCGGTTCCCCATGCCGAGCTAGAAACCGAAGCATTGCGCTGGGCAAAGGAGATTAACTCCAAATCCCCGACAGCCATGCGGATGTTGAAATACGGCTTTAACCTGCCAGATGATGGCTTAGTTGGACAACAATTATTTGCCGGAGAGGCAACCCGTCTGGCGTATGGTACAGATGAAGCCCAAGAAGGCCGGGATGCATTTTTAGAAAAACGGGATCAGGATTTTTCTCGCTTCCCATGGCATTACTAA
- a CDS encoding DeoR/GlpR family DNA-binding transcription regulator: MTKRNTQQRRHAILNLLNKKGEVSVDELAVRLETSEVTIRKDLTLLEKNGLLFRRYGGAISVPQDISQGNYRPLSTNKQGIAAAAAGLIRDHNRVIIDSGSTTIGLIPHLNDKRGLLVMTNSLQLANAIQELENEPTLLMTGGTWDPHSESFQGKVAEQVLRSYNFDQLFIGADGLDLQRGTTTFNELTGLSKVMADVARTVVVMLESVKLGRIIPNLELPWSQIHYLVTDDALPADAAAQIRKQGVEVILAPFTE, encoded by the coding sequence ATGACTAAACGTAATACTCAGCAACGACGGCATGCAATACTTAACCTGTTGAATAAAAAGGGTGAAGTGAGTGTCGATGAGTTAGCTGTCCGTTTAGAAACCTCCGAAGTTACGATTCGTAAGGATCTAACCCTGCTAGAGAAAAATGGTTTGCTGTTTCGTCGTTATGGCGGAGCTATCTCTGTGCCCCAAGACATCAGTCAGGGCAATTATCGGCCCTTGTCCACTAATAAGCAGGGGATTGCGGCGGCAGCTGCAGGGCTGATTCGGGATCATAATCGCGTGATTATTGACTCCGGCAGTACCACGATTGGCTTAATTCCCCACTTGAATGACAAGCGTGGCTTACTGGTGATGACCAATTCACTGCAATTAGCCAATGCTATTCAGGAACTGGAAAACGAACCAACGCTATTGATGACGGGGGGCACGTGGGATCCGCATTCAGAATCCTTTCAGGGCAAAGTGGCTGAGCAAGTATTGCGTTCATATAACTTTGACCAGTTGTTTATTGGTGCTGATGGCTTAGATTTACAGCGTGGCACCACAACGTTTAATGAATTGACGGGCTTAAGCAAAGTGATGGCCGACGTTGCTCGTACTGTTGTTGTGATGCTGGAGTCAGTCAAGCTGGGGCGGATTATCCCTAATCTTGAGTTACCTTGGAGCCAGATCCATTATCTGGTTACCGATGATGCTCTGCCCGCAGATGCGGCTGCACAAATCCGCAAGCAAGGGGTTGAGGTTATCTTGGCCCCCTTTACAGAATAA
- a CDS encoding porin family protein, whose protein sequence is MKKALAVLTLAVLSPLANAGGYIGGNYAAIEYTESGLDPELSLGAISVIGGYRFNEYIAIEARAGFGAGDDSYNGVKLELDSYYGAYAKLGMPIENFYPYILAGYTRGELTLSAMGFSISDSDSDISYGIGLGYQINQNFSLNAEYSNLLDKDGVTLDGFSIGVNYAF, encoded by the coding sequence ATGAAAAAAGCGCTAGCAGTTTTAACCCTAGCGGTATTGTCACCTTTGGCCAATGCCGGTGGTTATATTGGCGGTAATTATGCAGCTATTGAATATACTGAGTCTGGATTAGATCCAGAGCTATCACTCGGGGCAATCTCGGTTATTGGTGGATATCGATTCAATGAATATATCGCAATTGAAGCTCGGGCAGGCTTCGGGGCTGGGGATGATTCTTACAACGGGGTAAAACTAGAACTGGATAGCTATTATGGTGCATACGCCAAGCTTGGCATGCCAATAGAAAATTTTTACCCCTACATTTTGGCTGGTTACACTAGGGGCGAATTGACCTTATCAGCCATGGGCTTTTCCATATCAGACTCAGACTCCGACATATCTTACGGTATTGGTCTAGGTTATCAGATCAATCAAAATTTCAGTCTTAATGCTGAATACTCCAATTTATTAGATAAAGATGGCGTCACATTAGATGGTTTCAGCATTGGCGTAAATTACGCTTTTTAA
- the glmS gene encoding glutamine--fructose-6-phosphate transaminase (isomerizing), producing MCGIVGAVAQRDVAEILLEGLRRLEYRGYDSAGMAILHEGQLSRTRRVGKVQELASALEKNAMPGGTGIAHTRWATHGEPSERNAHPHISGSDIAVVHNGIIENHAKLREFLTGLGYVFASDTDTEVICHLVHHELQRHDSLLAAVQAAVKQLEGAYGTVVIDRRDPERLVVARSGSPLVIGFGLGENFVASDQLALLPVTRTFAYLEEGDVAEVTRREVNIFDVDGNPVVREQKESEITHDAGDKGEYRHYMLKEIYEQPAALARTLEGRIAGQHVLDSAFGDNAAEFLKDIKHVQIIACGTSYHAGMAARYWLEEWAGVSCNVEIASEFRYRKSHLFPNSLLVTISQSGETADTLAALRLAQEMGYKSTLTICNAPGSSLVRESDMAYMMKAGAEIGVASTKAFTVQLAGLMMLTAVLGRYNGMPDEMQKAISQSLLSMPAKVEQALSLDDAIAALAEDFADKNHALFLGRGDQYPIAMEGALKLKEISYIHAEAYASGELKHGPLALIDADMPVIVVAPNNELLEKLKSNVEEVRARGGLMYVFADVDAEFESDDTMKVIPVPHCDAFMAPLIYTIPLQLLSYHVALIKGTDVDQPRNLAKSVTVE from the coding sequence ATGTGTGGAATTGTAGGCGCAGTGGCGCAACGGGATGTTGCTGAAATCTTGTTAGAAGGTCTGAGAAGACTGGAATATCGTGGATATGACTCCGCCGGTATGGCAATTTTGCATGAAGGACAGCTCAGCCGTACCCGGCGTGTGGGTAAGGTTCAAGAACTGGCCAGTGCACTGGAGAAAAATGCTATGCCAGGTGGTACCGGTATCGCACATACCCGCTGGGCTACCCATGGTGAACCGAGTGAGCGCAATGCCCATCCACATATTTCCGGCTCAGATATTGCTGTGGTACACAATGGCATTATTGAAAACCACGCCAAGCTGCGGGAATTCTTGACTGGTCTGGGTTATGTGTTCGCCTCAGATACTGATACAGAAGTGATTTGCCACTTGGTGCATCATGAACTGCAGCGTCATGATTCTTTGTTAGCTGCGGTACAAGCGGCAGTAAAACAGCTGGAAGGGGCTTATGGTACCGTGGTGATTGACCGTCGCGATCCTGAGCGTCTGGTTGTTGCCCGTAGTGGCAGTCCATTGGTGATTGGTTTTGGTCTGGGGGAAAACTTCGTTGCTTCTGATCAGTTGGCTCTATTACCGGTGACCCGGACTTTTGCTTATCTGGAAGAAGGTGATGTTGCTGAAGTTACTCGTCGTGAAGTGAATATTTTCGATGTAGATGGCAATCCAGTTGTGCGGGAACAAAAAGAGTCAGAAATCACCCATGATGCCGGTGATAAAGGCGAATATCGCCACTATATGCTCAAAGAAATTTATGAGCAGCCAGCAGCCTTAGCCAGAACTCTGGAAGGCCGGATTGCGGGCCAACATGTATTGGATAGCGCTTTTGGCGACAATGCGGCTGAGTTTCTAAAAGATATCAAACACGTTCAAATTATTGCATGCGGTACCAGCTATCATGCCGGTATGGCGGCTCGTTACTGGCTGGAAGAATGGGCAGGTGTTTCCTGTAATGTGGAGATCGCTTCAGAATTCCGTTATCGCAAATCCCATCTATTTCCAAACAGCCTGCTGGTGACCATTTCTCAGTCCGGTGAAACCGCGGATACGTTGGCTGCTCTACGTTTGGCTCAGGAAATGGGATACAAGTCTACCCTGACTATCTGTAATGCACCTGGGTCATCACTGGTACGTGAGTCTGATATGGCGTATATGATGAAAGCTGGCGCTGAAATCGGGGTGGCATCAACTAAGGCATTTACTGTACAGCTGGCCGGTTTGATGATGCTGACCGCGGTGCTAGGCCGTTACAATGGTATGCCTGATGAAATGCAAAAAGCCATTTCTCAATCCTTGTTGTCTATGCCTGCTAAAGTGGAACAAGCCTTGAGTCTGGATGATGCCATTGCCGCATTAGCAGAAGACTTTGCCGATAAAAATCATGCTCTGTTCTTAGGTCGTGGCGATCAGTACCCGATTGCAATGGAAGGCGCGCTGAAGCTGAAAGAAATTTCCTATATTCACGCTGAAGCATACGCATCTGGTGAGCTTAAGCATGGTCCATTGGCGTTGATCGATGCCGATATGCCAGTAATTGTGGTGGCTCCTAATAATGAGCTGCTGGAAAAGCTGAAATCTAACGTAGAAGAAGTGCGTGCCCGTGGCGGCTTAATGTATGTCTTTGCCGATGTGGATGCAGAGTTTGAGTCTGATGACACCATGAAAGTGATCCCAGTGCCACATTGTGATGCCTTTATGGCTCCGCTGATCTACACCATCCCACTGCAATTGCTGTCTTATCATGTCGCATTGATTAAGGGCACAGATGTCGATCAGCCTCGTAACTTAGCTAAATCCGTTACTGTGGAATAA
- the ccoG gene encoding cytochrome c oxidase accessory protein CcoG has translation MNSVPKQKTTRQHQTIKIHQPDPDKADRFNPRNSIYVRAVDGVWTRLRRKMGWVAMLFFLLLPWLSWHNRQAVWFNLVEQKFHIGGLVIWPQDLTLLAAVFMIAAFGLFFITTYLGRVWCGYTCPQTVWTFIFIWVEEKIEGARNKRIKLDQMPWDSNKVIRKSSKHILWLLISLLTSLTFVSYFVPAKQLYLDFFSLNASGAVYFWVCFFTLATYGNAGWMREIMCIHMCPYARFQSSMFDRNTYIVGYDTVRGETRGPRSRKADPAQLGLGDCIDCDLCVQVCPTGIDIRNGLQYECINCGACIDACDQTMTRMGYQNGLISYTTENRLAGKTESVLRPKLLGYGAVLVVMMLLLIYAMGHIAPLRIDIIRDRNQLYRENIDGLIENTFTLKLLNKTEVDAQYRLSVTGLPDHQWIGPESVTVKGGEIFTLPISIAVDPVSLTRAITDIQFSVTQLAGNQPVTVSQESRFFSR, from the coding sequence ATGAACTCCGTACCCAAACAAAAAACTACCCGGCAACACCAAACAATTAAAATCCACCAACCTGATCCGGATAAAGCAGACCGCTTTAACCCCAGAAATAGCATCTATGTACGCGCTGTTGATGGTGTTTGGACCAGACTGCGGCGAAAAATGGGTTGGGTTGCCATGCTATTTTTCCTACTGTTGCCGTGGCTCAGTTGGCATAACCGTCAGGCTGTCTGGTTCAATCTGGTCGAGCAGAAGTTTCATATTGGGGGCTTGGTGATTTGGCCTCAGGATCTCACTTTGTTAGCCGCGGTCTTTATGATTGCAGCTTTCGGCCTGTTTTTTATTACTACTTATCTGGGGCGGGTATGGTGTGGCTACACCTGCCCGCAAACCGTATGGACGTTTATTTTTATCTGGGTCGAGGAGAAGATTGAAGGGGCGCGTAATAAACGCATCAAACTGGATCAAATGCCCTGGGATAGTAATAAGGTGATACGTAAAAGCAGTAAACACATCCTCTGGTTGTTGATTTCTCTGCTGACCTCGTTGACCTTTGTCTCTTATTTTGTGCCTGCCAAGCAACTCTATCTGGATTTTTTCAGCCTAAATGCCAGTGGTGCAGTATATTTCTGGGTCTGTTTTTTTACTTTGGCAACCTATGGTAATGCGGGATGGATGCGGGAAATTATGTGCATCCATATGTGCCCTTATGCTAGGTTCCAGTCCTCCATGTTTGACCGTAATACTTATATTGTCGGTTATGACACTGTGCGAGGAGAAACTCGTGGCCCCAGATCCCGTAAAGCAGATCCGGCACAATTAGGGTTGGGAGACTGCATTGATTGTGATTTATGTGTGCAGGTCTGTCCCACGGGAATCGACATTCGTAATGGACTGCAATACGAATGCATTAACTGCGGCGCATGCATTGATGCTTGTGATCAGACAATGACTCGTATGGGATATCAAAATGGGCTTATCAGTTACACAACTGAAAACCGATTGGCCGGCAAAACAGAATCTGTCCTCAGACCTAAGTTACTTGGCTATGGTGCTGTACTCGTGGTCATGATGCTGTTATTGATTTATGCCATGGGACATATTGCCCCGCTGCGCATAGATATTATTCGCGATCGCAATCAGCTTTACCGGGAAAATATCGATGGGTTGATTGAAAACACCTTTACGCTGAAATTACTGAACAAAACAGAGGTGGATGCCCAATATCGATTATCGGTAACGGGATTACCTGATCATCAATGGATTGGACCTGAATCCGTTACAGTAAAAGGAGGCGAGATCTTTACCTTACCTATTAGTATTGCCGTTGATCCTGTCAGTCTTACTCGTGCTATTACGGATATCCAATTTTCAGTGACACAGCTCGCAGGTAATCAGCCTGTGACAGTATCGCAGGAGTCACGTTTTTTCAGTCGTTAG
- a CDS encoding protein tyrosine phosphatase family protein, producing the protein MKSLALFSMLMFTSLSYADVILPEQLQGIKAVQQVDKHTLTAGLPSEAQIPQLKQAGVDMVINLMPDSTNKEYQNEAELVKAAGMEYVAIPVDWQNPQMTDVDKFFNVMLANQGKDIMVHCLANYRASAFVYLYEVTHLGKSDSKTMAKTMTPWGEDIQASLAQYPQWQTLIDNVKAKYGN; encoded by the coding sequence ATGAAAAGTCTGGCTCTATTTTCCATGTTGATGTTCACCAGCCTCAGTTATGCCGATGTCATACTGCCAGAACAATTACAGGGCATTAAAGCCGTGCAGCAGGTGGATAAGCATACATTAACCGCCGGATTACCCAGCGAAGCGCAAATTCCTCAATTGAAACAAGCCGGTGTTGATATGGTGATTAACTTAATGCCGGATAGCACCAACAAAGAATACCAAAACGAAGCCGAGCTAGTGAAAGCCGCAGGGATGGAATATGTCGCCATTCCTGTAGACTGGCAAAATCCCCAAATGACAGATGTGGACAAATTCTTTAACGTTATGCTGGCCAATCAGGGCAAAGATATTATGGTGCACTGTTTAGCAAACTACCGGGCATCCGCTTTTGTCTATCTGTATGAAGTCACCCATCTGGGCAAAAGCGATAGTAAAACCATGGCCAAAACCATGACGCCATGGGGTGAGGACATTCAAGCCAGCCTAGCACAATACCCTCAATGGCAAACGCTCATTGACAATGTAAAAGCCAAATACGGCAACTGA